A stretch of Imperialibacter roseus DNA encodes these proteins:
- a CDS encoding TatD family hydrolase, with amino-acid sequence MRQADRADVMEIVSLHLGQSKPHQYFTVGLHPWWTAQPATPEQRTELEGLLADSYCLAMGEMGLDNLKGPAIEVQMDILRSQLKVADEMKKPVIIHCVRAFGQLSEIKKEFPGIEKWCVHGYGRHATLAKQLIDQGFYLSLMPGLPPAKYMDLFESLPIDHLFLETDSMPGISIIDVYGTVAGLIEIEMSELQRQMNSNARTFFGI; translated from the coding sequence ATGAGGCAAGCAGATCGTGCTGATGTGATGGAAATTGTTTCTCTTCATCTGGGCCAAAGTAAGCCACACCAATACTTCACAGTGGGTCTGCACCCCTGGTGGACAGCGCAGCCGGCGACTCCCGAACAAAGAACGGAGTTGGAAGGGCTGCTGGCCGATAGCTACTGCCTTGCCATGGGCGAAATGGGACTGGATAATCTTAAAGGCCCCGCAATAGAAGTTCAAATGGACATCCTCAGAAGCCAGTTGAAGGTCGCTGATGAAATGAAGAAACCCGTCATTATCCATTGCGTTAGGGCCTTTGGTCAGCTCAGTGAAATCAAGAAAGAGTTTCCTGGTATTGAGAAATGGTGTGTGCATGGCTATGGCCGTCATGCTACACTGGCAAAGCAGCTAATCGATCAGGGGTTTTACCTCTCGCTCATGCCGGGCCTCCCTCCTGCTAAATACATGGACCTGTTTGAGTCTTTACCTATCGATCACCTATTTTTGGAAACGGATAGTATGCCTGGTATCAGCATTATTGATGTGTATGGAACTGTGGCTGGATTGATTGAAATAGAGATGTCTGAACTTCAGCGACAGATGAACAGCAACGCTAGAACTTTTTTCGGAATATGA
- a CDS encoding LytR/AlgR family response regulator transcription factor, with translation MSSQFHILIVEDNLMIAEMAKQMLLELGYSVVGVAKNYAETNRYLEQSRPIDVAILDINLSDEKSGIDVGVLLRDKYKIPFVYLTSYTDPQTIKAAVSTAPSAYLIKPFSKSDLFASIEIIRSKRIEDSRVILVRNLNESVKVEASDILYVESDNNYIDIHTTLKKYTHRQSLEGFLEEIQSANFVRVHRSFVVNLAKVEAVNGRYVVVNSEKIALSRTYKNELIELFSKKM, from the coding sequence ATGAGCTCCCAGTTTCATATTTTAATCGTAGAAGACAATTTGATGATTGCCGAAATGGCAAAGCAAATGCTTCTGGAGTTGGGATACTCTGTGGTAGGCGTTGCCAAAAATTACGCAGAAACCAATAGATACCTGGAGCAATCACGACCAATCGACGTAGCTATTCTGGACATCAATCTCAGCGACGAAAAAAGCGGAATTGATGTAGGTGTGCTACTTAGAGACAAGTACAAAATTCCATTTGTTTACTTAACTTCTTATACCGACCCGCAAACAATTAAGGCAGCAGTTAGCACCGCTCCGTCAGCCTATCTGATCAAGCCTTTTTCAAAAAGCGATCTCTTCGCTTCTATCGAAATTATAAGGAGCAAAAGAATTGAAGACAGTAGAGTCATTCTCGTTCGCAACCTAAATGAAAGTGTAAAAGTCGAGGCCAGCGATATCCTTTACGTTGAATCGGATAACAACTATATAGATATACATACCACGTTAAAAAAATATACTCACAGGCAGTCGCTGGAGGGGTTTCTGGAAGAAATTCAATCTGCTAACTTTGTCCGAGTTCACCGATCTTTTGTTGTCAACCTGGCAAAAGTTGAAGCAGTTAATGGCAGATACGTAGTGGTGAACAGCGAGAAAATTGCATTGTCAAGAACCTATAAAAACGAGTTAATAGAGTTGTTTTCAAAAAAAATGTAA
- a CDS encoding tRNA threonylcarbamoyladenosine dehydratase, producing the protein MSDWLERTELLIGKEALDKLKNAHVLVVGLGGVGSYAAETLVRAGLGNITIIDGDDVDPTNKNRQLQALNSTVGKQKAYVLRDRFLDINPDLQVQVVDNFMEPDLMHSFLLDNHFDFAMDCIDSIVPKMSMILTLKRMKLKFISSMGAGGKLDPSKIRLADISKTRECKFAQQVRKNLKGKGVTKGVLCVYSEEVQPAHSLKLTDGTKYKKSFYGTISYMPAMFGMTMAAEVIKRLTV; encoded by the coding sequence ATGAGTGATTGGTTAGAAAGAACCGAGCTATTGATTGGTAAAGAAGCTTTAGACAAACTAAAGAATGCCCACGTGCTCGTTGTTGGATTGGGTGGCGTGGGCAGCTATGCGGCAGAAACACTGGTACGGGCTGGCTTGGGCAACATTACCATCATTGATGGCGACGATGTAGACCCTACCAATAAAAACAGGCAGCTCCAGGCACTGAACTCCACTGTCGGCAAACAGAAAGCTTACGTACTTAGGGATCGTTTTCTGGATATTAATCCTGACCTGCAGGTTCAGGTAGTCGACAACTTCATGGAGCCTGACTTGATGCATTCCTTTCTGCTGGATAATCATTTCGACTTTGCCATGGACTGTATCGACAGCATCGTTCCCAAGATGTCGATGATATTGACATTGAAACGGATGAAGCTCAAATTCATTTCGTCGATGGGTGCCGGCGGCAAGCTGGATCCATCCAAAATACGACTCGCTGATATCAGCAAAACCCGGGAGTGCAAGTTTGCGCAGCAAGTGAGAAAGAACCTGAAAGGAAAAGGCGTAACCAAAGGGGTGTTATGTGTCTATTCTGAAGAGGTACAGCCCGCACATTCCCTAAAGCTTACTGATGGTACAAAATACAAGAAGTCGTTTTATGGAACCATTTCCTATATGCCAGCCATGTTTGGCATGACCATGGCCGCTGAGGTGATTAAAAGGCTGACGGTTTAG
- a CDS encoding M13 family metallopeptidase yields MRRILYCIVIALAVVACKEQEQSVPERKYVDVSGLDPSVKPGDNFFMYVNGIWYDTARIADDQSGVGSYSFLNIPQKKLLQSILEEVSAGENPSGSIEQKVGDFFASGMDTTAINRRGFGPIKPILEKIEKINDLKTLMAFVADESKLGDNSIISAGISPDDKNSTVNIAHFGQAGLGLPDRDYYFKTDSSTIGIQSAYRGYLATLFELTGDSAEKAAAKADLVYGIEKQLAESHKTRIQRRDVQNNYHKMAVADLQKTQPNIGWTALLDNLGLDTDSVDVRQPAYFEKLNTLLGSLPLEGWKTYLKASSIAAYDQILSQPFEKASFEYNKALSGQSTEKPRAQVMAEAVDRQMGFALGQLYVKRYFGEDAKKRISELVDNLQKAFEARIEKLDWMSDSTKVKAKEKLWAITKKVGYPDVWREYDVTIDRGKYFENVIALREDNYKYQAGKLNNPPYKHEWGPSPSTVTAYYRPSFNEIVFPAGILQYPYFDVNADDAINYGGIGMVIGHELTHAFDDQGAQYDKDGNIKNWWTEEDFEKFKAKTQQVIDRYSTFTVLDSVHVKGAMTVGENTADNGGIAIAYDAFKLTEQGQDTTKIDGFTPDQRFFLSIARIWRVKTRDEFLRTYVNTNPHSPAMWRVNGPLMNFTPFYEAFNVQPGDKNYKPIEERIRIW; encoded by the coding sequence ATGAGGCGAATACTTTACTGCATTGTTATAGCCCTTGCCGTCGTTGCCTGCAAAGAGCAGGAGCAAAGTGTTCCGGAAAGAAAATATGTAGATGTTTCGGGGCTCGATCCTTCGGTCAAACCTGGCGACAACTTCTTTATGTACGTGAACGGCATTTGGTACGACACAGCGAGAATTGCCGACGACCAATCAGGTGTGGGCTCTTATAGCTTCCTGAATATTCCTCAGAAAAAACTGCTTCAGAGTATTTTGGAAGAGGTATCGGCAGGCGAGAATCCTTCCGGAAGCATTGAACAAAAGGTAGGCGATTTTTTTGCCTCAGGAATGGATACAACAGCCATCAATAGGCGAGGTTTCGGGCCTATTAAGCCAATACTGGAAAAAATAGAAAAGATTAACGACCTCAAAACACTGATGGCCTTTGTGGCAGATGAGTCAAAGCTCGGCGACAATTCCATCATAAGCGCTGGTATTTCGCCTGATGATAAGAACAGCACAGTTAACATTGCCCATTTCGGGCAAGCGGGTTTGGGCTTACCCGACCGTGACTATTATTTTAAAACTGATTCATCTACCATCGGCATTCAAAGTGCTTACAGAGGATATCTAGCTACTTTGTTTGAGTTAACCGGTGACAGCGCGGAAAAAGCAGCTGCCAAAGCAGATCTTGTGTATGGTATCGAAAAGCAACTGGCGGAGTCGCATAAAACGAGGATACAGCGCAGAGACGTACAGAACAATTACCATAAGATGGCTGTAGCTGACCTCCAAAAGACGCAGCCAAATATAGGGTGGACTGCCTTGCTGGACAATCTTGGGCTTGATACTGACAGTGTTGACGTCCGTCAGCCGGCTTACTTCGAAAAACTGAACACTTTGCTGGGGTCATTGCCACTTGAGGGCTGGAAAACCTACCTGAAAGCAAGCTCCATTGCTGCTTATGACCAAATCTTGAGCCAACCTTTTGAAAAGGCCTCGTTTGAATACAATAAAGCCTTGTCGGGCCAGTCGACCGAAAAGCCACGTGCTCAGGTAATGGCCGAAGCAGTCGACAGGCAAATGGGTTTTGCCCTTGGGCAGCTTTATGTGAAGCGGTACTTCGGCGAAGATGCCAAAAAGAGAATTTCGGAACTTGTGGACAACCTCCAAAAAGCTTTCGAAGCCCGTATTGAGAAGCTCGACTGGATGAGCGACAGCACCAAAGTGAAGGCCAAAGAAAAGCTTTGGGCCATCACCAAAAAGGTGGGCTACCCGGATGTATGGAGAGAGTATGATGTTACCATCGACCGTGGCAAGTATTTTGAAAATGTGATTGCCTTGAGGGAAGATAATTACAAATACCAGGCTGGCAAGCTGAATAATCCGCCCTACAAGCACGAATGGGGCCCCTCTCCGTCGACGGTAACGGCCTACTACCGGCCCTCCTTCAATGAAATTGTATTTCCTGCCGGCATCCTGCAATATCCCTACTTTGATGTGAACGCTGACGATGCTATCAACTACGGAGGTATCGGAATGGTGATCGGCCATGAGTTGACCCATGCTTTTGACGACCAGGGTGCGCAATATGACAAAGACGGTAATATCAAGAACTGGTGGACTGAAGAAGATTTTGAAAAATTCAAGGCCAAGACGCAACAGGTGATTGACCGCTACAGCACATTTACTGTGCTCGACAGCGTGCATGTAAAAGGAGCGATGACAGTAGGAGAAAACACAGCGGACAATGGCGGCATTGCTATTGCGTACGATGCCTTCAAACTCACAGAGCAGGGACAAGACACCACAAAAATTGACGGCTTCACCCCGGATCAACGTTTCTTTTTGTCCATCGCCCGGATCTGGCGAGTGAAAACACGTGATGAGTTTTTACGCACGTACGTAAACACCAACCCTCACTCACCAGCCATGTGGCGAGTGAATGGGCCGCTGATGAACTTCACGCCGTTTTATGAAGCCTTCAACGTGCAGCCAGGCGATAAAAATTACAAGCCGATAGAGGAGAGGATCAGGATTTGGTAG
- a CDS encoding M14 family metallopeptidase produces the protein MKELIRQLVSGDMALTAGTKTTGHIPVPGTPIEMPFTLICGIKDGKDILVTGGVHGGEYPCIETAIQLAKELDPNAVAGTVLIIHPVNTAAFLARMQYYGPYDGKNLNRVFPGKATGTVSERIAYVINQLQKEAAFFIDLHGGDIHESLVPFVIYSNVGSKEVSEQSRQASALLGFPYVVGSVSENGSIGGAASCGTPGFLAELGQCGRWNQSEVEQYKVAVKNVLRSLATIPGQVQTYQVEYLEKMLVATARHEGCWYPEVKLEDKVAKGQKLGEIRDFFGTKLSDYHAESDGIVLYLVTSLAITTNDPLCAIGVQSAK, from the coding sequence ATGAAAGAACTTATCAGACAGCTTGTGTCGGGCGATATGGCCCTAACAGCTGGCACAAAGACAACGGGCCATATACCAGTACCAGGAACGCCTATTGAAATGCCTTTTACATTGATCTGCGGGATAAAGGATGGAAAAGACATCCTTGTAACTGGCGGTGTTCATGGTGGTGAGTATCCTTGCATAGAAACAGCCATACAATTGGCGAAAGAGCTAGACCCCAATGCCGTTGCTGGTACAGTGCTTATCATTCATCCCGTCAATACAGCCGCTTTTCTGGCCAGAATGCAGTATTACGGGCCCTATGATGGAAAAAACCTCAATAGGGTATTCCCAGGCAAAGCCACAGGCACTGTCAGTGAGCGGATTGCCTACGTCATTAACCAGCTTCAAAAAGAAGCAGCCTTCTTCATCGACCTGCATGGCGGCGACATTCATGAATCGCTGGTGCCTTTCGTTATCTATTCCAATGTGGGGAGCAAAGAAGTGTCTGAACAGTCTCGTCAGGCCTCTGCCCTTCTTGGGTTTCCTTATGTGGTGGGCTCAGTATCCGAAAACGGTTCTATTGGTGGTGCTGCTTCCTGTGGAACACCAGGCTTTCTTGCGGAGCTTGGGCAGTGCGGGCGCTGGAACCAAAGCGAAGTAGAACAATACAAAGTTGCTGTCAAAAACGTGCTTCGTTCATTGGCTACGATCCCCGGGCAGGTTCAAACCTACCAAGTGGAGTATCTTGAGAAAATGCTGGTTGCAACAGCCCGGCATGAGGGGTGTTGGTACCCTGAGGTAAAGCTCGAAGACAAGGTAGCAAAGGGCCAGAAGTTGGGCGAAATTAGGGACTTCTTCGGCACTAAGTTGAGCGATTACCATGCGGAAAGTGATGGCATCGTCTTGTACCTGGTGACCTCATTAGCTATTACGACGAACGATCCACTGTGCGCTATTGGCGTTCAGTCGGCAAAATAG
- a CDS encoding FecR family protein: MKDYYHFSANDFAMDESFRAWVWRPTNESNAFWREWISKHPDKAVEVEEAIALLQKLNFPVYSLSESEVAGLWSNIKVNTPQPTGTGRKLTAGVSPDLWRLSAVAAAALIAIGLAVFFIFFQKEVLHYETAYGETKRILLPDSSSVVLNANSSIVFSNDWQRQQAREVLLEGEAFFEVVHTVGNQPFRVKVSDGVAVEVLGTSFNVYHRKADTKVVLNTGQIALSFPGNDKEEKILMEPGELVEYKNKQYSKRRVDTEVYAAWTDNKVILDETSLKEMIEMANNNFGVTVRVQANKMLQQTVSGSMPVGDAESFVLQVAKVFQLKAEKRNDYYLLKE, encoded by the coding sequence GTGAAAGACTACTACCACTTTTCAGCGAACGACTTTGCAATGGACGAAAGCTTTCGTGCCTGGGTATGGAGGCCTACCAACGAAAGTAATGCTTTCTGGCGGGAATGGATCAGTAAGCATCCAGACAAGGCTGTGGAGGTTGAAGAAGCCATTGCTCTGCTGCAAAAACTTAACTTCCCCGTCTATTCTCTCTCAGAATCGGAAGTAGCTGGCCTGTGGAGCAATATAAAAGTCAACACACCACAGCCGACAGGCACGGGCAGGAAACTTACCGCAGGTGTGTCGCCCGACCTCTGGCGTTTGTCGGCCGTTGCTGCTGCAGCACTGATAGCGATAGGGCTGGCTGTGTTTTTCATATTCTTCCAAAAAGAGGTACTTCACTATGAAACGGCATATGGTGAAACCAAACGTATCCTGCTCCCTGATAGCTCTTCGGTGGTTCTAAATGCAAACTCCAGCATTGTGTTCAGTAACGACTGGCAGCGGCAACAAGCCAGAGAGGTATTGCTTGAAGGAGAGGCTTTTTTTGAAGTGGTTCACACCGTTGGCAACCAGCCATTCCGGGTGAAAGTAAGTGATGGAGTGGCCGTGGAAGTGCTTGGCACCAGCTTCAATGTTTACCATCGTAAAGCCGATACCAAAGTCGTGCTGAATACCGGGCAAATTGCCCTTAGCTTCCCGGGAAACGACAAGGAGGAAAAAATATTGATGGAACCAGGTGAACTGGTGGAGTACAAAAACAAGCAATACAGCAAACGCAGGGTCGATACCGAAGTGTATGCAGCCTGGACAGACAACAAGGTAATTCTTGACGAAACTTCCCTGAAGGAAATGATAGAAATGGCCAACAACAACTTTGGGGTGACCGTCCGTGTGCAGGCTAACAAAATGCTTCAGCAAACGGTATCGGGGTCAATGCCCGTGGGAGATGCTGAAAGTTTCGTGCTTCAAGTGGCCAAAGTTTTTCAGCTAAAAGCTGAAAAAAGGAATGATTACTACCTATTGAAAGAATAG
- a CDS encoding RNA polymerase sigma factor, with amino-acid sequence MNSERIISTTEAGSLDDEVLWGQFKSGNELAFSVLYKRHVNRLFNYGMHNCRDRELVKDCLQELFTRLWSKRETLGVAGSVNYYLFKSFRRLLISRLIANRKFALPFHDNPDSMFEFIPSIEDTMIAGEAKKQQLEQLKVSFNALTKRQREAIFLKFFNELSYHEVSSIMELNVDSVYNLISKALTVLKKKLKDTGFILILLQAFQV; translated from the coding sequence TTGAATAGCGAACGGATCATATCGACAACAGAAGCAGGGTCGCTTGATGATGAAGTGCTTTGGGGGCAATTCAAGTCCGGCAACGAACTGGCATTTTCTGTGCTGTACAAGCGCCACGTGAACAGGCTCTTCAACTATGGGATGCATAATTGTCGTGACAGAGAGTTGGTCAAAGACTGCCTTCAGGAGTTGTTCACCCGGCTGTGGAGCAAAAGAGAAACCCTTGGCGTGGCCGGTTCTGTGAACTACTATCTGTTCAAATCATTCAGAAGGCTGCTCATCAGCCGACTCATAGCCAACCGTAAGTTTGCCCTTCCTTTCCACGACAACCCTGACAGCATGTTTGAATTCATTCCATCCATTGAGGATACGATGATTGCCGGGGAGGCAAAAAAACAACAACTGGAGCAGCTGAAGGTGAGTTTTAATGCACTCACCAAACGGCAACGGGAGGCCATTTTCCTCAAATTCTTCAATGAGCTAAGCTATCACGAAGTTTCTTCTATCATGGAACTAAATGTGGACTCAGTTTACAATCTCATCTCAAAGGCACTTACGGTGCTAAAGAAAAAACTCAAAGACACGGGCTTTATACTGATCCTTCTGCAGGCTTTTCAGGTGTAA
- a CDS encoding SDR family oxidoreductase, with protein MKVLFIGGTGNISTATSRLAVARGIDLYLLNRGKSTLKVPGAKSIVGDINAPEQLESVLAGHRWDVVVNWIAFTKEEIERDIKLFAGKTKQYIFISSASAYQKPATHYLITESTPLFNPFWQYSRDKIACEDALMSAYRNDGFPVTIVRPSHTYDTVIPAALGGWTEYNIVDRLRKGKKIIVHGDGTSLWTLTHSDDFAIGFVGLLGHPKAIGHAFHITSDDVLSWNQVYEGLADAVGVAPNIVHIPSDFICQHWPDQTGNLLGDKAHSAVFDNTKIKTFVPEFKATIPFHQGIRRTLGWLEAGPSRQVINPETEKELDKIVEKYQQHGQ; from the coding sequence ATGAAGGTATTATTCATCGGCGGCACCGGAAACATCAGCACAGCCACCAGCAGGTTGGCAGTAGCAAGAGGCATAGATTTGTACTTACTCAACCGGGGAAAAAGCACTCTGAAAGTACCAGGAGCCAAGTCTATTGTAGGTGACATCAATGCGCCTGAACAGTTGGAGTCAGTACTGGCTGGTCATCGCTGGGATGTGGTAGTCAACTGGATTGCCTTCACCAAAGAGGAAATAGAGCGAGACATCAAGCTGTTCGCCGGTAAAACCAAACAGTATATTTTCATCAGCTCCGCCTCGGCCTACCAGAAACCAGCCACTCACTATCTGATCACGGAATCCACTCCCCTTTTCAATCCTTTCTGGCAGTACTCTAGGGACAAAATTGCCTGCGAAGATGCGCTGATGTCGGCCTACAGAAACGACGGATTCCCTGTGACTATTGTTCGCCCTTCGCACACTTACGACACAGTGATACCAGCGGCCCTTGGCGGCTGGACGGAATACAATATTGTGGATCGCTTGCGCAAAGGAAAGAAAATCATAGTGCATGGCGACGGCACCTCCCTGTGGACGCTGACCCATTCCGACGACTTTGCTATTGGGTTCGTAGGTCTGCTGGGCCACCCAAAAGCGATTGGGCATGCGTTTCACATCACCTCGGACGACGTGCTGAGCTGGAATCAGGTCTACGAGGGACTGGCAGATGCGGTAGGCGTTGCGCCGAACATTGTCCACATCCCTTCCGATTTTATCTGCCAGCATTGGCCAGACCAAACCGGCAACCTGTTGGGTGACAAGGCGCATAGTGCCGTGTTTGACAATACGAAGATCAAAACCTTTGTGCCGGAGTTCAAGGCTACTATTCCTTTCCATCAGGGCATCCGCCGGACTTTGGGCTGGCTGGAGGCAGGTCCTTCCAGGCAGGTGATCAACCCCGAGACTGAAAAAGAACTTGACAAAATTGTCGAAAAATACCAACAGCATGGGCAATAG